In Candidatus Aminicenantes bacterium, a genomic segment contains:
- a CDS encoding sigma-54 dependent transcriptional regulator has product MAEVLIIDDDRLICDWFSNVVTKLGHRSFCAPSLAEGLRKAQSDPFDIVFVDVLLPDGSGLEILPKIKATRSSPEIIVITGRGDPDEAEQAIQAGAWDYFEKPASFEAIKIPILRALEYRAERKSGIPPVVLKRKGIIGDSEKITACLELLAQAAGSGVNVLVTGETGTGKELFAKAVHYNSPRAKGNFVVVDCTALPETLVESVLFGHARGAFTGADRCEEGLIKQADGGTLFLDEIGELPYLVQKRFLRVIQEHRFRPVGGRQEIASDFRLVAATNRNLENMVLQGRFREDLFFRLRTLIIELPPLRELLEDIKELTVYYMNSLCERFGIVPKGTSPEFWDIMTEYNWPGNVRELVQALEKALLSAKDEPMLFPKHLPAHIRIQVARNSFAKKRDEPAADKTSPRPSGRLPLWKDIRKNAVTAAEIQYVKDLMASVSGNVDKACRISGLSRSRFYTLLRKHRIAEKP; this is encoded by the coding sequence ATGGCCGAAGTCTTGATTATCGATGACGATAGACTCATCTGCGACTGGTTTTCGAATGTCGTCACCAAGCTGGGCCATCGTTCTTTTTGCGCTCCTTCCCTCGCAGAGGGGCTCCGGAAAGCCCAATCCGACCCGTTCGACATCGTGTTCGTCGACGTCCTCCTGCCCGATGGGAGCGGCCTGGAGATCCTGCCCAAGATCAAAGCCACCCGATCGTCCCCGGAGATCATCGTCATCACCGGACGGGGCGATCCGGACGAAGCCGAACAGGCCATTCAAGCCGGCGCCTGGGACTATTTTGAGAAGCCGGCTTCTTTCGAGGCCATCAAGATCCCCATCCTGCGGGCGCTCGAATATCGGGCCGAAAGGAAATCGGGAATCCCTCCGGTCGTCCTGAAACGAAAAGGGATCATCGGTGATTCCGAGAAGATCACAGCCTGTCTGGAGCTGCTGGCCCAAGCTGCCGGCAGCGGTGTCAACGTTCTCGTCACCGGCGAAACCGGAACGGGCAAAGAGCTTTTTGCCAAAGCCGTTCATTACAACAGCCCGCGGGCCAAAGGCAATTTCGTGGTTGTCGACTGCACGGCCCTTCCGGAAACGCTGGTCGAAAGCGTCCTCTTCGGGCATGCCCGAGGCGCCTTCACCGGAGCCGATCGATGCGAGGAGGGGTTGATCAAACAGGCGGACGGGGGCACTCTTTTTCTGGACGAGATCGGCGAGCTGCCGTATCTGGTCCAAAAACGCTTCCTCCGGGTCATCCAGGAACATCGCTTCCGTCCGGTCGGGGGACGGCAGGAGATTGCCAGCGATTTCCGCCTGGTGGCCGCGACCAATCGGAACCTGGAAAACATGGTCCTCCAAGGTCGATTCCGGGAGGATTTGTTCTTTCGGCTCCGGACGCTGATTATCGAATTGCCTCCCTTGCGGGAGCTTCTGGAAGACATCAAGGAGCTGACGGTCTATTATATGAACTCCCTCTGCGAGCGGTTCGGGATCGTCCCCAAGGGAACCTCCCCGGAATTTTGGGATATCATGACCGAATACAATTGGCCCGGCAACGTGCGGGAGCTGGTCCAAGCCTTGGAGAAAGCCCTGCTGTCCGCCAAAGACGAGCCCATGCTGTTCCCCAAGCACCTTCCGGCGCATATCCGAATTCAAGTGGCCCGAAACTCTTTTGCCAAGAAGCGGGACGAACCCGCCGCCGACAAGACGAGCCCCCGCCCATCCGGCCGGCTGCCCCTATGGAAAGACATCCGGAAGAACGCCGTGACGGCGGCGGAAATTCAGTATGTCAAGGACTTGATGGCTTCCGTTTCCGGAAATGTCGATAAGGCCTGCCGGATTTCCGGCCTGTCCCGCTCGAGATTCTACACGCTGCTTCGCAAGCATCGGATTGCGGAAAAGCCATGA
- a CDS encoding DUF3185 domain-containing protein, translating into MKLVGIILIVLGVLALAYQGIQYTSREKVVDIGPIKVTADEKKTIPLPPIVGGLALIGGIALVLADRKRS; encoded by the coding sequence ATGAAACTCGTGGGCATTATTCTGATCGTTCTCGGCGTGCTGGCCCTGGCCTATCAGGGTATTCAATATACCTCTCGGGAGAAGGTGGTCGACATCGGTCCGATCAAAGTCACGGCGGATGAGAAGAAGACCATTCCGCTGCCTCCGATCGTGGGCGGTCTCGCGCTGATCGGGGGAATCGCGCTGGTCCTGGCCGATCGCAAGCGATCATAA
- a CDS encoding C39 family peptidase — protein MIRSLVRSSLLRTGGVLVGLGLIAPGLFSAQVVKYQKNRPAQGHLIQTVPFEPWLERNYCGPACLAMVLNYWDEARSFRQREISDEIYDSGIQATYNSELVLFPRDHGYESYSFQGDLRILKEVVAKGIPVIVLTKAIKQIAKGHYRVVIGFDEQDDLIIFDDPYFGDRVAMSSRNFMKVWELGAGRNQSRWMMAVVPGGSLFPFPALRSDPLTAINLATAYYRRSNFMKSREQWEIVRASLRQDPFPLTSLAMVSLREGKAEEAEALALEAIGLDSKSAYAHDVLGLAYANQGRVAPAYQSLAQAVRLAPGEEFIRSHYLQVRSLYLEKARLENIPNKEKSNEKTR, from the coding sequence ATGATTCGATCGCTCGTCCGGTCCTCCCTGCTGCGAACGGGGGGAGTCCTGGTTGGGCTCGGATTGATCGCGCCCGGCTTATTTTCCGCCCAGGTCGTCAAATACCAAAAGAATCGGCCGGCTCAAGGACACTTGATTCAGACCGTCCCCTTCGAGCCTTGGCTGGAAAGAAACTATTGCGGGCCGGCCTGTCTGGCCATGGTCCTCAACTACTGGGACGAGGCGCGATCCTTCCGCCAGCGGGAAATATCGGACGAGATCTATGATTCCGGAATCCAGGCGACCTACAACTCCGAGCTGGTCCTGTTCCCTCGGGACCACGGCTATGAGAGCTATTCGTTCCAGGGCGACCTGCGGATCCTGAAGGAAGTGGTAGCCAAGGGCATTCCGGTCATCGTGCTGACCAAAGCCATCAAGCAGATCGCCAAGGGCCATTACCGGGTGGTTATCGGATTCGACGAGCAGGATGACCTGATCATCTTCGACGACCCCTACTTTGGAGACCGGGTGGCCATGTCGTCGCGGAATTTCATGAAAGTCTGGGAACTCGGGGCGGGGCGAAACCAGTCCCGCTGGATGATGGCCGTCGTTCCCGGCGGAAGCCTGTTCCCTTTTCCGGCTTTGCGATCCGACCCTCTGACGGCCATCAACCTGGCCACGGCTTATTACCGGAGGTCGAACTTCATGAAGTCCAGGGAGCAGTGGGAGATCGTCAGAGCCTCCCTCCGCCAAGATCCGTTCCCCTTGACCAGTCTGGCCATGGTCAGCCTCCGCGAAGGCAAGGCCGAGGAGGCGGAAGCCCTGGCCCTCGAGGCCATCGGCCTGGACTCGAAAAGCGCATATGCCCACGATGTCCTGGGCCTGGCTTACGCCAATCAAGGCCGCGTAGCCCCGGCCTATCAGTCCCTGGCTCAGGCCGTGCGGCTGGCCCCCGGGGAGGAATTTATTCGGAGCCATTATCTCCAAGTCCGGTCCCTCTATCTCGAGAAGGCCAGGCTGGAGAACATTCCCAATAAGGAGAAGTCGAATGAAAAGACTCGTTAA
- a CDS encoding lmo0937 family membrane protein, whose product MLETILVILVIMWALGLFAFHAGGIIHVLLVIALIVLIIRLLQGRRVL is encoded by the coding sequence ATGCTCGAAACGATTCTGGTCATTCTAGTGATCATGTGGGCTTTGGGGCTGTTTGCTTTCCATGCCGGCGGCATCATCCACGTTCTTCTGGTCATCGCCCTGATCGTGCTGATCATCCGGCTGTTGCAGGGACGGCGGGTTCTTTAG